The Laspinema palackyanum D2c nucleotide sequence AGTCAAAAAACCACCCCTAAAGGGTTTACTACAAACGGTTGAGCGCGTTTTACCACCTTGATCAAGGTAGGGTTCAAACTCGGGCCATCTGTGGGACCTGCTTTATCCCTTACTTGCCAAATTTTTGACCACTGTAATCAGACGAGCCGGTTGAATCGGTTTAGAGATATGCTGGTGAAAGCCAGCATTCAGAGCGCGAGCCCGATCGCTATCCCGGGCATAAGCAGTGAGTGCCAATGCGGGAAGAACCGGCTCAGAATCGGACTCCTGACTTCTCACTTGTTGGATCAAAGAATAGCCATCCAATTCCGGCATTCCAATATCGCTCACCAAAACATCCGGTTTTTCTGACTCGATCGCCGCTAATGCCAGGGTTGCCGATGAAACACCCCGAACGATCGCCCCAGCCATTTCCAGAGTAGCAATCAAAAACTCCAGGGTATCCGCTTCATCCTCCACCACCAGCACGCGCAACCCCGCTAAGGGAACATCATCATCCGTGGGGTCCGAATGGTCCAAAATCAGCTCAGAAACATCCCCCACTGTTTCGTTCCCCTCTGTGCGTTGTAACAGCGGTAAAGTCACCGTAAACGTTGCGCCCTTGCCGATTCCCTCACTGTAAGCCCGAATACTGCCCCCATGCATTTCCAACAAATGACGGACGATCGCCAAACCTAAACCCAACCCCCCGTAAGAGCGCGTCGTCGTACTATCCGCTTGACGGAACCGCTCAAACACAAAGGGCAAAAACTCCGGTGCGATCCCCATTCCCGTGTCCGCCACTTCCAGAATCGCAAAATTGCGCGATCGCCTCAAGAGCACCTCCACCCGTCCCTCACTTGGCGTAAACTTAATCGCATTCGAGAGCAAATTCCACACCACTTGCTGAATCCGATTAATATCCCCAGAAACCACCCCCACGGATTTTTTGACCGTTTGAATCAGTTGGATCTGCTTCGCCTCAGCACTCGGACGCAAAGACTCAATCGCCGAGGCGATCGCCACACTCAAATCCACAGGCTCCAAACTCAGAGCCACTTTCCCCCGCAAAATCCGGGAAACATCGAGTAAATCCTCAATCAACTGGGTTTGCACCCTGGCATTGCGCTCAATCGTCTCCAATGCTCGCTCTGTCGTCGCTTCATCAAACTTGCGCGTGCGGAGTAACTGCGCCCAACCCAACATCGCATTCAACGGCGTTCGCAACTCGTGAGAGACGATCGCCAAAAATTCGTCCTTCATCCGGTTAGCTTCCTGGGACTCACGATACAACCGCGCATTATCAATGGCAAACCCCGCCCGCCGCGCCAACTCCTCCGCCAACATCAGGTCCTCGGGTTTGTACCGACGCCCGACAGAAGCGAGATTAAAGCTAATCGCACCCAAAGTCCGACCCCGAGCCAGCAACGGGACAATAGTGCAGGACACACAGCCCAGTTCCCGCATCAGTCTGAGATGTTCAGGATCCCGAGCTGCTGCCACTCGCATTTCATCCGTCAATTCCGGAATCAGGATCGGCTTACCCGAGGAGACAACCTGGACAATTCCATCGTCATGATTTAAGTCCAGAGGATAATACTGTTCCATCTCACCCAACAACGCCTCTTTCGCCCGATCGGTATGAGCCATTGCCAATCCGGCGATTTGTCCGCCATCCTCCACAATATAAATCACGCAGTAATCGGCGATCGTCGGAACCACCAGATTCGCCAAACTCTTGAGGGTGGTGGGGTAATCCAGAGAGGAAGCCAGAACTGAAGAGACTTCCGCCAGGAAATATTGCCGTTGTTCCGCTTGCTGCCGTTCGGTGATATCCCGTCCCACACCGACAATTCCCGTGACTCTCCCCTGGCGATCGCGCAGGGGAGAGAGAGAGGTTTGACAATATTGAGTCCCGGCATCCGTCTGGAAACTCCATTCATAGATAACGCTCTCCCCAGCCAGGGCTTTTTGATTCGCATGGTTATGAATCTCCGCTGCTTGCGAACCAAACAGGTCCGCAGCAGTTTTGCCCAGAAAGTTTTCCGGCAGGATCTGGGTGCGCTCAAACCATCGGCCAAAAATCGCCGTATGCCGACCCTGACGATCCAACGTGAATACGATGTCATCCATCGAGTTGACCAAGGTGCGGAAGCGGTCCTCACTCTCGCGCAGCGCTTCTTCCGCTTGCTTGCGATCGCTAATATCCGCCAAGATGGATAGGTAGCTGACCTGAACCTTGGCATCCCGCAAGGGGGCCGTCCAGATCGCCACATCAATTTCTTTGCCCACTTTAGTCAGACGACGAGCTTCCGCGCCCATTAAGGGATTCCCCGCGAGGGTAGCGGAAATATTTTCTTGTAACTCACCTCGTTTTGCGGAGGGGATACCTGGGAATTGACGCCCGATCGCCTCCGATTCACTCCAGCCCAAAATCCGCTCAGCGCTGCGGTTCCACATTTTTACCTTACCTGTCGGATCCAAGACCATCACCGCCAAGGGGCAAGCTTGAATCAGGGCGGTGAGGGTTTGGTTGGTTTCCTGTAACGCTTCTTGGGTTTGTTTGAGATCAGTGATATCGCGACTGATGCAGATCGCATGGTCCAGGGAGCCATCGATCGCCTGTTCCGGAACCAACCGAGATTGATAGTATCGCGTTCCCTTCGGGGTGGGTAAATAGCCCTCGACAATCCCCTCTTGTGCCGTGGCGAGGACCTCGCTGACGCTTTGTTTCCACAAAGCATCAATTTCTTCGGGGAATCCCAACTCAGAAAAAGTTTTGCCGATAAAGGCTGTCTGAGAGATGCCAGTCACTTGTTCGATCGCCTGATTGACATACTGATAGCGCCCTTCGGAATCCATCCTAGCGATGATATCCGGGGCATTTTCGGCTAGGGCCTTAAATTCCTGTTCCCGACGGTAGAGTTCCTGTTCGATTTGCTTGCGTTCGGTGATGTCCATACAGACCCCGATCAAGCGATCGCCATTTTTGGCCTTATCCGGGAGTCGTTTGCCAATACTAGCAACCCAGGCAACGGTGCCATCGGGTTTCACCACTCGGAATTCCACATTAAAATCTTGACCGCGTTCCATCGTAGCGATCGCGTGAGCATTGAATCGCACCCGATCATCGGGATGAACGATTTTGATTAAGCTATTGTAGGTTCCGCCAAAGCTACCGACTTCCAACCCCAACAAGCGATCGACAATATCAGACTGGGCAATTTTGCCCGTAGCGATATCCCAATCCCACATTCCCATGTGGGCCGCTTCCAAAGCGAGGCGGAGACGTTCTTCACTTTCGCTTAAAGCCGCTTGAGCTTGTTTGCGTTCGCTTAGGTCCAGAACAAAGCTAATCCCCATATTGGTGTAGTCTTGGAGCGGCACTTGGCCCATCAAAACCGGGACGCGACGACCATCTTTGCGAATTAATTCCGTTTCTGTGGGGGTGGCCACTCCTGCCACCAGACCAACCGTCATGTCCTCATCGTCGCTGAGATTAAAGGGGTTGAGATTCTGCCAAATCACCCGACGCGATCGCAAATCATCCGGGGTGTAGCCCACAATATTTAGAAACGCATTGTTGGCTTCGCTAATATTGCCATTGCGATCGCCAAACACCAATCCAATCAAATTCGACTCATAGATGTGCCGAAATCGTTCTTCACTCACCCGGAGGGCTTCCGAGGCATACCGACTTTCCGTCACATCCATGCAGACCCCGAGGGCCCGCTGGGGCTTGTCATCCTGATCCAGCAAGACTTGACCCTTACATAACACCCAACGGATGCCCAGATGGCCTCTAGGAATTCTAAATTCGATTTCATAATCGGCACGATTGGCGATCGCCTCTTGAACCGCCTGCTCGAAACTGGGGCGGTCTTCGGGATAAATCCCTTGCACAAAAGCTTCATAAGTCCCATCAAAGCTGCCCTGGTCGCTGCCAAAAATCCGCGCCACCATCGCCGATCGCTTCACCTTGCCCGTTTTGAGGTTCCACTCCCAGGTCCCCATTTGAGCCGCATCTAAAGCTAATTTACTCCGCTGTTGGGACTCACGCAGGCTATCTTCCGCCTTCCGTTGCTGGGTAATATCTTCAATAAACGCAATAAATCCTTTCACCTGTTGGTGGTGACCCCAGTCAGGAACGTAGGTGGCGCGAATATAACGAGACCCTCCCTCTTGATAGGGAATTTTGGTTTCATAAGTCACTGACTGTCCGGATAATGCCACCTTGACATAAGGCCGAATCACTTGATAGGCACCCTCTCCCAGAATCTCCTTGAGGTGCTTCCCGGACAGGGAATCCCGCGAATGTCCGAACCAGTCTTCGTAGCGTTGATTGTTGAAACGATAGAGTTCTAAGGCATCTACATAAGAAATTGCCACAGGTAATGAATCCGTCATCACCTGCAAAAATTCTTGTTTTTTTTGTAATTCCTGTACAGCGGCACGTTTAGACTCTTTGAGGGAATGAATCAGAACCGTGACTAAACTTAATACCGCGACCCATATCAGATCGCCCCATTCGATGCTCCAGGTAAAGGGGGAGTTTTTAAAAAAATGGTCAATCGTCGCCACGGAGAGCAGGGTGGCAAATAACCCGGGACCGATTCCGCCATATCCAGCCGTCACTGCCACCGCTGCAAAAAACAGGATGGAGGGAGTCAGTTGAATCAGTGGGAATAGCAGTTGAGTCAGCACCAGTGCGATCGCCACCGAGCCTGCGGCAACACCATAATTCAGCAGATGGGAGCGCTTGTATTTCCTGAACATATTCCGCCCTCTGAGTTAGCTAGCCCGCGCTCTGGGCAGGAGCCTTACCTGCGCGTCCATATTTGCAGCAACGTCTTTTAGTTTAGCGTGGGGAGCGATCATGCCTCGACTATGAGTTTAAGGTATTTCTGCCCCGGGAGAGATTCCCCATTCGGTCATCCCTAATCATCCAGTAGTCTTCTTCGCTGTTTATAGGACCTGACCGATTCCCTTCATTGAGGTTCCTAATCAAGGGTGGAAGAGTTGGGCAATCTCTAGTATTTTCTCGCTGATGTATCCTCGGTTTTTCCATTGGTTTGTTAGTCGGAATTTCCGCCATCTGAATTGATTTTAATTTTATCATTTTTTAAGCAGATTTTCCGGCCACTCACCTCGGGAGTTCCTGCCCGAGGAGCGTTGAGGCCGTTCACTCCTATAGGCCCGTTCAAATCATTCTGCTGGTCAATCCAAGACAATCACATTTCCATTTTGGCGAAAGAGAGTAGCCGAGAATTGTCCAATTCATAGAAACTCACTCTCATGCTTCAAAGGATAGATTTCCGGTCAGCCGGTGGCGAGCAACGGAAGGATTAATCATCATCCAAGGCGAGTGAATCATCGCGGAGGCCATTGTCAATACCTAGGCCGAACTCCGGTGCATCCCGGGACAGATTGCTCCGATTCAAACTCCTCCTCTTCTATTTTAGATCCCCGACCCTTTTTAAGGAAGAGAGGTCTGACACCGGGTTTCCAATGGAAGGCGATCGCCTGATGCAACTCAGGAATTACCCCAGGCGATGGCAACTGCCAATCCTCAAATCAACCCCTTCATCCCCAGAAGGACAGAGCATCCTGTAACGACCTGTCCCTCCCGTCAAAATTGGGAATTTTTTGTCAAAATCTTGATCGAGGTGATGGGTAAGACCTCGCGGGAATCAAAAGAATCAGCGCTCAACCACCATCCCAGTGGATTCCCGTCAAAAATTGCTCAAAAAATTGCTCAAAAATAAAGGAAGCGATTCGATGGCGTCGTTTCGCTTCCCGCAGAGGTCCGGATTAGAATCAATCCGCTGCTATCCCTACACCGCTGCCAACGGTTGCGCTTCCAATGCTGGACGCTGGCTGTGGCGAATCTCCTCGATCGCCTTTTGATAGTCCGGAGCACCAAAGACGGCAGAACCGGCCACAATCGCATTCGCACCGGCTTCAATGACTTGCCAGGAATTGTTCCCTTTGAGGCCGCCATCCACTTCAATCCAGGGGTCTAAACCGCGCTCATCGCACATCTGGCGCAGCTTCCGGATTTTGGGGACCACACCGGGGATAAAACTTTGACCGCCGAAACCGGGGTTAACGCTCATGATTAACACCAAATCGCACAGATCCAGAACGTATTCAATCAACTCCAACGGCGTGGAAGGATTGAGTACCACCCCAGCTTGTTTGCCAAGTTCTTTAATCTGACCGAGGGTCCGGTGGAGGTGAGGGGAGGCATTGTGTTCCGCATGAACCGAAATAATATCGGCCCCGGCTTTGGCAAAATCCTCAACATACCGTTCTGGTTCAACAATCATCAAATGCACATCCAATGGTTTGGATGTCACAGGACGAAGGGCTTTGACCACAAGAGGGCCAATCGTAATATTAGGGACAAACCGACCATCCATGACATCAACATGGATCCAATCTGCCCCGGCGCGATCGATGGCCTGTACTTCCTCTCCCAGACGACTAAAATCTGCTGATAGGATGGAGGGAGCAACGACAATAGGTTTGTTTGATTGCGTTTGGGTCATGGCTAACAAATATTTCATCCGTCCGTCAAGTCGTATTCAGTTTAACAAAATATGAAGAAACTCCCTAATAATTGGTTGGTGTGTGGAGCCCGAACCGTGAAGCGCTTAAAACTTAGAACGGGGTTAAGCGGACTCGTCGGCGGTGTGAGTATGGCTTTTATTGGAATTCCAGCCGTCGCCCTTCCCACTTCAATTGGTGAAATCGGCATTGATGCCCGTCGGCTGCATGATGCGCCCTATAACTTAACGGGGAGAAAAATTGCGATCGGTCAAGTAGACATTGGCCGCCCGCGAAAATTTGGCCTCGACAAACAAGCGAACCTCCATCGAGAAATCCCCGTCCAGCAGGTTTTCATGCAGGATGCACCCGCTAAAACCAGTCCCACAGATGATCCCCAAATGAAACCGGCTGAACAACACGCCGAACACGTGGCTGCGGTGATGATTAGTTCGGATAAGGCATTTCCTGGGGTTGCCCCCAATGCCACCCTCTATGCGGCTGGGATTGGCTTGTTGCGGCGCAGTGGACAACCGGAAGAATGTTTAGCGGCTCAAAATCTGGCTGAACAAAATAGCGGAGATGTGAGGGCGATTAACTACAGTTTTGGGGAATCCCTAGCCCAGGATCCGCGTCCCAATGCGGTTTTAGATGGGAACGCCCTGCTGACTCAATGTTTGGATTGGTCAGCCCGGGTCCATAATGTGGTTCATGTGGTGGCGGGAAATCAAGGACGCGGGGGCATTCCCATTCCCACGGATAACTATAACGGGATCAATGTCGCGTTTACAACGCTTTATGAGGGCAAGTTTGCCAAAGTAGACTTGGCGAATATTGGCAGTGCCTTTAGTGGCATTACCAGTCGGTTGGTGGGGTTAGAAGGAAATGTGGATAACCGCCGCGCTATCAACTTAGTGGCTCCAGGCAGTAACTTGGATTTATTGAGCTTAGATGGTGAAGTGACTCGGACCAGTGGCACCAGTTTTGCGGCCCCTCATGTGACGGCAACGGTGGCCCTGTTGCAAGAATATGGCGATCGCCAACTTCATCAACAAGCCAACACTCCCCAGTGGACCCTCGATGCTCGCCGCCATGAGGTGATGAAAGCCGTCTTAATGAACTCGGCGGAAAAAATCCAAGACCCTGGCAATGGTCAGCATTTGAAAATGACTCGCACGGTTTTTGCCAACCAGAACCGCACCTGGTTAGATTCGGACGCTTATAGCAGTCAAGAAATTCCCCTGGATGGAGACTTGGGAACGGGCCATCTCAATGCTTACCGAGCCTACCAACAGTTTAGTGCCGGTCAATGGGCTCCGGGAAATGCCCTACCGGGAATCGGTTGGGATTATCGAACGGTTGAGGCGAATAGTTATCATGAGTATGTCCTAGACCAACCCTTAGAGGCGGGCCGGTTCGTGTCCATTTCTCTAACCTGGAATCGTTGGGTTGATCTGGTTGATGGGAACAATAATGAGAAATATGATATTGGGGAAGGGTTTCGCGATCGCGGTTTGAATAACCTAGAACTCTATCTGATGCCTGCGGATGAAACGGATGTTCGCAAGAGTGTCTGGTCCTCAGTTAGCAAGGTAGACAGTACCGAACATATTTATCACCCGATTCCCCAAACAGGCCGTTATAAAATCCGGGTGTATTTTCGCGATCAAGTCAATGAATCCACCCAACCTTACAGTTTGGCTTGGTGGACTACCCCAACTCCTTAAAACCGCTTAAACTGATGCCTATCACGTTGATGGCTAAAACTCTCCGGTTATGACCAAGTTTCCGCCTAATTCCCCGAATGGCCCCAAACGCCAGTCGTCTAAAATTCTGGACGAGAGCGATCGCCGCGTTCGCTCTCGTTTTGCTGCATCCAGTTGGGCCCAAGAGGACTTGAACAGTCCTCCCCCGGCCCTGACTCCGGAAGACTTGGAAAACAAAGACCTTGCCCATTTAGGACTCTTTTTCTACTTCCTCCCCATCCTCGGCTTTTTCCCTGCCTTATGGACCTTGTATCGTCACCAAGGTAGCCGCGAACAAAAAGCCGCCTCTCGTCTAGCCATTACCCTAGCCTTTGGGTGGCTACTCGGATATATTTTCTTGGAAACCGGCGCAAGAAGTTCGGAATTACTAACCATTCCCCTGTTATTAATGAGTAGTCTGTTAACCTCGGGCTATTTTGTGGTAAATATTTGGCTGATGGTTCGTCTGTGGCAACGTCGGCCACTGCGATTACCGGGGGTATCACAGGTTGCTGAGGAAATAGTTGGCAAGCATTTATCCTAGACCTGTCGGGGGAGGGTCGTTTCGGTGCGATCGCCAAGCCTCAAGCTAACTTGAGGTTGAGCCGCCGACAACGGCGAATGACGGGCTAGATAGTGACCCCCCCAATCCCAGGGAACAGGAAATAGCCAATCAACCCATCAACGGTACAGGGTGTTAAACACCTGCACAGCCGTTTGCCTAATTGAGCGTGAGGATGCTCGTCCGATTTGATCGATATATTGTTGAGTGTGTGAGGAAGCCCGTGCCAAATCAGAACGTATCCAAGCAACGCCCGATGGCGGAACCTACCGCTAAACCCCGGAGTAACAAGCTCAATAAAGATAATCGGGGACGTTGGCTTTGGCTGTGTTTTGGCTTAAGTGGTGTGGCAATGCTCTCGGCAACAGCAGGAGCCTTGCTTGCCGTGTCTTTGTCAAGTACCCCCTTAATGCAAAGCCGCCTCAGTGCTGAAGATGCAGCTATATTTTCTAACAGCGATCTGGCGCGGACCAATCTTAAATTGCCTGAGCTCACTCGCTCAGTTAACATTTTAATCATCGGTACTAGCGTTTTAACTTCTGACCTTAAAGACGAGAAGGTTCCCGAATTAGGATACCATGCCCCAGTTAATTCCCTGGATGGTCTCTCGGATGTCATGCTATTGGTCCGCTTTGACCCTGAAGCCAATAAGTTGACGGTTCTTTCTATCCCGAGAGATACCCGCACTTTAGTGGAAGGATATGGCGTCCGCAAAATTAATGATGCTAACTATTTTGGGGGTCCTGCTCTGAGCGCTAAGGCGGTTAATGAACTCCTCGGTGGCGTTCGCATTGACCGTTATATTCGCATCAATGTTCAAGGGGTCGAAAAATTAGTGGATGCCCTCGGCGGAGTCAAGATGTATGTCCCGGTGGATATGAAATACCAGGATGATAGCCAACGTCTGTACATCAACCTCAAGCAGGGAGAGCAGTATCTCGGGGGCAAAGAGGCGCTACAATTTCTCCGGTTTCGCTACGATCAGTTAGGGGATATCGGTCGGATCCAGCGTCAGCAAATGATGATGCGATCGCTGATGGATCAAACCCTGAATATTAATACCATCACCCGATTACCAAAAATCCTCTCGGTGGTTCAAGAATTTATTGATACGAACTTAACGATTGAGGAAATTGCTGCGCTTGCGGGTTTTGCGGCCCAAACGGAATCTTCTAATGTGCAAATGTTAATGGTGCCAGGAGATTTCAGCGCTCCCGAGGAATATGAAGCCAGTTACTGGTT carries:
- a CDS encoding PAS domain S-box protein, which codes for MFRKYKRSHLLNYGVAAGSVAIALVLTQLLFPLIQLTPSILFFAAVAVTAGYGGIGPGLFATLLSVATIDHFFKNSPFTWSIEWGDLIWVAVLSLVTVLIHSLKESKRAAVQELQKKQEFLQVMTDSLPVAISYVDALELYRFNNQRYEDWFGHSRDSLSGKHLKEILGEGAYQVIRPYVKVALSGQSVTYETKIPYQEGGSRYIRATYVPDWGHHQQVKGFIAFIEDITQQRKAEDSLRESQQRSKLALDAAQMGTWEWNLKTGKVKRSAMVARIFGSDQGSFDGTYEAFVQGIYPEDRPSFEQAVQEAIANRADYEIEFRIPRGHLGIRWVLCKGQVLLDQDDKPQRALGVCMDVTESRYASEALRVSEERFRHIYESNLIGLVFGDRNGNISEANNAFLNIVGYTPDDLRSRRVIWQNLNPFNLSDDEDMTVGLVAGVATPTETELIRKDGRRVPVLMGQVPLQDYTNMGISFVLDLSERKQAQAALSESEERLRLALEAAHMGMWDWDIATGKIAQSDIVDRLLGLEVGSFGGTYNSLIKIVHPDDRVRFNAHAIATMERGQDFNVEFRVVKPDGTVAWVASIGKRLPDKAKNGDRLIGVCMDITERKQIEQELYRREQEFKALAENAPDIIARMDSEGRYQYVNQAIEQVTGISQTAFIGKTFSELGFPEEIDALWKQSVSEVLATAQEGIVEGYLPTPKGTRYYQSRLVPEQAIDGSLDHAICISRDITDLKQTQEALQETNQTLTALIQACPLAVMVLDPTGKVKMWNRSAERILGWSESEAIGRQFPGIPSAKRGELQENISATLAGNPLMGAEARRLTKVGKEIDVAIWTAPLRDAKVQVSYLSILADISDRKQAEEALRESEDRFRTLVNSMDDIVFTLDRQGRHTAIFGRWFERTQILPENFLGKTAADLFGSQAAEIHNHANQKALAGESVIYEWSFQTDAGTQYCQTSLSPLRDRQGRVTGIVGVGRDITERQQAEQRQYFLAEVSSVLASSLDYPTTLKSLANLVVPTIADYCVIYIVEDGGQIAGLAMAHTDRAKEALLGEMEQYYPLDLNHDDGIVQVVSSGKPILIPELTDEMRVAAARDPEHLRLMRELGCVSCTIVPLLARGRTLGAISFNLASVGRRYKPEDLMLAEELARRAGFAIDNARLYRESQEANRMKDEFLAIVSHELRTPLNAMLGWAQLLRTRKFDEATTERALETIERNARVQTQLIEDLLDVSRILRGKVALSLEPVDLSVAIASAIESLRPSAEAKQIQLIQTVKKSVGVVSGDINRIQQVVWNLLSNAIKFTPSEGRVEVLLRRSRNFAILEVADTGMGIAPEFLPFVFERFRQADSTTTRSYGGLGLGLAIVRHLLEMHGGSIRAYSEGIGKGATFTVTLPLLQRTEGNETVGDVSELILDHSDPTDDDVPLAGLRVLVVEDEADTLEFLIATLEMAGAIVRGVSSATLALAAIESEKPDVLVSDIGMPELDGYSLIQQVRSQESDSEPVLPALALTAYARDSDRARALNAGFHQHISKPIQPARLITVVKNLASKG
- the rpe gene encoding ribulose-phosphate 3-epimerase encodes the protein MTQTQSNKPIVVAPSILSADFSRLGEEVQAIDRAGADWIHVDVMDGRFVPNITIGPLVVKALRPVTSKPLDVHLMIVEPERYVEDFAKAGADIISVHAEHNASPHLHRTLGQIKELGKQAGVVLNPSTPLELIEYVLDLCDLVLIMSVNPGFGGQSFIPGVVPKIRKLRQMCDERGLDPWIEVDGGLKGNNSWQVIEAGANAIVAGSAVFGAPDYQKAIEEIRHSQRPALEAQPLAAV
- a CDS encoding S8 family serine peptidase, whose product is MKRLKLRTGLSGLVGGVSMAFIGIPAVALPTSIGEIGIDARRLHDAPYNLTGRKIAIGQVDIGRPRKFGLDKQANLHREIPVQQVFMQDAPAKTSPTDDPQMKPAEQHAEHVAAVMISSDKAFPGVAPNATLYAAGIGLLRRSGQPEECLAAQNLAEQNSGDVRAINYSFGESLAQDPRPNAVLDGNALLTQCLDWSARVHNVVHVVAGNQGRGGIPIPTDNYNGINVAFTTLYEGKFAKVDLANIGSAFSGITSRLVGLEGNVDNRRAINLVAPGSNLDLLSLDGEVTRTSGTSFAAPHVTATVALLQEYGDRQLHQQANTPQWTLDARRHEVMKAVLMNSAEKIQDPGNGQHLKMTRTVFANQNRTWLDSDAYSSQEIPLDGDLGTGHLNAYRAYQQFSAGQWAPGNALPGIGWDYRTVEANSYHEYVLDQPLEAGRFVSISLTWNRWVDLVDGNNNEKYDIGEGFRDRGLNNLELYLMPADETDVRKSVWSSVSKVDSTEHIYHPIPQTGRYKIRVYFRDQVNESTQPYSLAWWTTPTP
- a CDS encoding LCP family protein is translated as MPNQNVSKQRPMAEPTAKPRSNKLNKDNRGRWLWLCFGLSGVAMLSATAGALLAVSLSSTPLMQSRLSAEDAAIFSNSDLARTNLKLPELTRSVNILIIGTSVLTSDLKDEKVPELGYHAPVNSLDGLSDVMLLVRFDPEANKLTVLSIPRDTRTLVEGYGVRKINDANYFGGPALSAKAVNELLGGVRIDRYIRINVQGVEKLVDALGGVKMYVPVDMKYQDDSQRLYINLKQGEQYLGGKEALQFLRFRYDQLGDIGRIQRQQMMMRSLMDQTLNINTITRLPKILSVVQEFIDTNLTIEEIAALAGFAAQTESSNVQMLMVPGDFSAPEEYEASYWLPNYERLDAMIAEHLDRDLHGRHYDSVDPAYVRVAIQDSTDDWDAVDRLRNSLSEKGYWNVFVSSPWNQPLAVTRIVAQNGDMESAQAIQQALGLGEVRVESTGSLRSDITIQIGRDWLAKQNLQNPAPSVQESSPGDSYYSEDSVEPAAADEYPSEPPVTEEYREWTPTDPSADSYADPSADPYADPSTDPYADPSADPYAAPTIPPEDRYWQSPSY